TTTTCTAATTTGCTCTTTAAATTTCTAACTTCCCCCGCAAACACTAATGGAGGATATTTACTAAGCTCTTTTTCAACCTGTTTTAATTTTTCTATATCTTCATATGTCGGTTGTTGCTTAATAGGTTTATCTCTCCAACTCTCTTTCGTCCATTTCATTTTCAGCCTTTATATTTAATATCCGAAATATTATTAAATTTTTATAATAAATTCAAATTTTTGCAAGTATAATAAATTTTAGTTAACCAAACTATAACTATTCGTTTAAAAAAGATCCAATGCATCCTTGCATAAACCTTTCCATAATTTAGAATCTTTAATTTTTACACACTGTTGAATATATTTTTTTTCTCCCGTAAGATTTGCAAGCATATAAAGCGCTCTTGCTTTATCTTCCCCTTTTACTCTCGGTAAGAGGTTTTGCAATACTTTTATCGCGTCTTTTTTGTTTTTTGTATATTTTGCATATGTAAACTCAACAAATGGCGAGTACGGATATGCTTTAAATCTGTTTTGCAGATCTATAATTTTTTTCGCAAACTGCGCAGCCATTAACGTATCATTGTTTTGAAGCGCCCAGTTCACAATCTTAATAAAAGCATCCGTATTTCTTATATCACTTTTTGTTTCTAAAATTTTTGCAACTTTTAAAGCTGCTTTATATCTTTTTAATTTCCAAAGTGCAAAGAATTTTTTAAGCTGATAATCATAACATCCTTTTTTCATAACCTGACACAAATCATCTACAGACATCACAATTCCGTTATAATCACCAAGGCCTTCCAATGCGGTTATTTTTCTTTTCATCCATTCCACAAAAACTTTATCGTCAGGAGAATTTAAGTATTTATTGCAAACAACGGACGCCAAATCGTAATTTCTTGTATTAATTGCGCATTTATAAATATCCAAATCATATTTTTTATCTAAAGCAAGTTTGTATTTTTTAATAATCTCAACCGCTTTTAGGCATTTTTTATTTGTTAACAATTCTATTGCATATTTTTTTGCAACTTCTTTTAAGAACTCTTCTTTATTTTTCATGTATTTGTCATCTATTTTTTTAATTTCGTCTGACATTTTAAGTATTTCATCGTATTTTTTTAATTTATATAAAAGCATCACTTTTTTATAAAGAGCTTTATTGGCTATATCCTGACCTTTGTATTTTTCTATTATTTCATCTATTTTTTTCAGCTGTTCCGTTACATTTCCGTCACTAACTTCAAACAGCACTTTATCTCTTAAAGATTTCAACTGATCACTGTAATCACCGTAAGGAAATTCATTCAAATACTTATTTATCCAATAATCTGCCTTTTTAAAATCTCCTGCATCATAAGACCATAATGCCAAATAATATTCAAGCGGCTCATATAAATCATCAAGTTTTTTTAATCGTTTGATTAAATCCTCACCTATATCTATAGCTAAGGAGTACAACTGGTGTGATGCAAGCATTTTGGCTAACTCAAACGCTTTTTTCTTATCTTTTAATATAAAATCTTTATTTGCCTGATAAACTCTTTTATAATATTCAAATGCCGTTTTAATATCTCCCTTATCCATATACCTTTGTGCAAGCCTCAATGCTGCAAGTGAAGCTATATCTACATCTTTAGTCGAATATAATGCTTTTTTATAAAGTTCAAACGCTTTTTTACTATCACCGGTTATATACATTTGATCAGCCCAGTATATCATTGCAAGATACGCTTCTTTAGTATTAGGATATTCGGTAATTATTCTTTGATAAAAATAACTCGCATCCGTCATAAAACCTAATTTCGTATAATTTTTAGCAATTATTAATAATACTTTAGGCAAATTTTCGTTAAATGCAAACTGTTTAATCCATTTTTTTGCAAGCGTAATCACTTCTTCAGGTTTGTTTTCCGAGTCCAAAATCTTCAGTTTTAAAAATTCTACATCTGGAACAAATACTGAATTAGGATAATCTTTTACAAACTGATCTATTTCATCTAAAACGTCTCTACCTTTTTCATAAGCCTTTTTTATTTCAAAGTATTTAATAACATCTTTTGCCTGATTGTTAATATTTATAGGATTACCGTTTTCATCAATAGTACCGATGAAGGGTTTAGGCGAGTTTATATAATAAAAATCAAGTCCTTGTCGATTATTGTCTGTTTCTATAAAAGGAGTGTTCTTACCGGCTATTATCACCCATTTTTTTGCTTTTTTAGGATTTATACCTATTGTAGCATTGTTTAATAAATTGTCTTCAAATGACTTCAATAAAAAATGCGTTTTAATATTGAAAAGAATTGAAAAATTATTATCTTTGAATTGAGGTTTTATGTTAAAAAAAATCGTACTTGTTTTAAAAACAGGAGTACTTGGTGATTTGTCAAAATAGCATTCGACACTCTGTTGGTTTTTTTTTATACACGTAAAAGGCTGTTCATTTGTAATAGTGAGTATTTCATATGAAGTATTATTTTTAAAATAATCTACATTGATTTCTAATCCGAATAAATTTACGAAAAAAAATAAAAGAAGAAAAAATTTCAACTTCAGCCTTTTTGCTAATTATAGCAAAAGACTACATTGAAATTGTAGTGTTAAATACTTGAGTAGCTACGATACCGAAATAGATTGTTCCTATTAAGAGTATAAGTTGTCCTATTAAACTTCCACTTGAAATATTAATTTTTTTAATTGTTCCTTCTACAGGTTTATCAAAATAAATGTGTTTAACAATCCATGCATAGTAAGCCACTGCAAGCGCAGAGTTTAGTAATGCAACAAGTACTATCGGCCATAGACCCGCATCGATACCTGCATAAAACGCTACCGCTTTTGATAAGAAACCTGCAAGCAATGGAATACCCGCAAGTGAAAACAGCTGAATTGTAAAGAACAGGGCATGCACAGGAGCTTTGTTTCCAAGTCCTTTAATGTCTTCAAGATATTTAACACCCGCTTCTCTTCTTAAATCGTTAAGAATCAAAAACACGCTTGTCTGCATGAAAATGTAAGCAATTGCGTAATATAACACACCAGTATAAGAATAAACACTTGCAGCCGCTGCAAATGGAATTAATGCATAACCACTATGAGCGATTGACGAATATGCCAAAATTTTAGAAATTCTTTTTTGCCATAATGCCATAAAGTTTGCCAGTGTCATTGTCAAAATTGCAAAGAAACTGAAAATAAGTACTGTTGATGTAGGATATGCGATTAAAAACTTATAAAACGCTTTAAATACCGCTACAAGCATCACACTTTTAA
This genomic interval from Nautilia profundicola AmH contains the following:
- a CDS encoding tetratricopeptide repeat protein; the protein is MKFFLLLFFFVNLFGLEINVDYFKNNTSYEILTITNEQPFTCIKKNQQSVECYFDKSPSTPVFKTSTIFFNIKPQFKDNNFSILFNIKTHFLLKSFEDNLLNNATIGINPKKAKKWVIIAGKNTPFIETDNNRQGLDFYYINSPKPFIGTIDENGNPININNQAKDVIKYFEIKKAYEKGRDVLDEIDQFVKDYPNSVFVPDVEFLKLKILDSENKPEEVITLAKKWIKQFAFNENLPKVLLIIAKNYTKLGFMTDASYFYQRIITEYPNTKEAYLAMIYWADQMYITGDSKKAFELYKKALYSTKDVDIASLAALRLAQRYMDKGDIKTAFEYYKRVYQANKDFILKDKKKAFELAKMLASHQLYSLAIDIGEDLIKRLKKLDDLYEPLEYYLALWSYDAGDFKKADYWINKYLNEFPYGDYSDQLKSLRDKVLFEVSDGNVTEQLKKIDEIIEKYKGQDIANKALYKKVMLLYKLKKYDEILKMSDEIKKIDDKYMKNKEEFLKEVAKKYAIELLTNKKCLKAVEIIKKYKLALDKKYDLDIYKCAINTRNYDLASVVCNKYLNSPDDKVFVEWMKRKITALEGLGDYNGIVMSVDDLCQVMKKGCYDYQLKKFFALWKLKRYKAALKVAKILETKSDIRNTDAFIKIVNWALQNNDTLMAAQFAKKIIDLQNRFKAYPYSPFVEFTYAKYTKNKKDAIKVLQNLLPRVKGEDKARALYMLANLTGEKKYIQQCVKIKDSKLWKGLCKDALDLF
- a CDS encoding NADH-quinone oxidoreductase subunit N, with product MSFIVLIAAGLLVPVFYKSNIFIAKLIAVAAFIASAILVYNGMSLNSVFPFFVLDSSTQLMEYVLLATLAAVTLSLTGFERPLIAQMLFVAGASIAILETNNFFLFIVLFEVIAIISYVLVANIRNFYNAEGAIKAFIAGAVASGIILLGFALFSFVTDSFNYAEMNVHGKFTLIAVAIMLAGIFYKLTVVPMHAWAADAYSQVNHAAAAILSGVIKSVMLVAVFKAFYKFLIAYPTSTVLIFSFFAILTMTLANFMALWQKRISKILAYSSIAHSGYALIPFAAAASVYSYTGVLYYAIAYIFMQTSVFLILNDLRREAGVKYLEDIKGLGNKAPVHALFFTIQLFSLAGIPLLAGFLSKAVAFYAGIDAGLWPIVLVALLNSALAVAYYAWIVKHIYFDKPVEGTIKKINISSGSLIGQLILLIGTIYFGIVATQVFNTTISM